A window of the Burkholderia sp. 9120 genome harbors these coding sequences:
- a CDS encoding response regulator, whose product MTASQAVDQNRFRSIIRRNIALPLGVGLVTMAVFVGLIAYLVSTMNWAEHSERVIGQANEMLRLAVDRESSMRGFLITGDESFLVPYETGGPKFKTQIEMLQQMVSDNSPQVVKLKEIEAIQQRWSRYAEEMIDARRRNQNYEAAVASGRGKIEFDETRREFGDFLDVELRLRQDRGDATRRVTTTLVGVFLLFSLSVSALLAWMGRRELLSLSSTYDGVLRQQTEQTEMLQEQVWLRSGQRLLAEKVVGQTTPQLVGRAVLDFLAQYLDAAVGALYIRDRQHGTLRRIAAYGFSRESEQGSARNFEEGETLIGQAAAARRTLVLRDLPDNYVQVVSATGKSAPKNLLIMPIVNDGQVNGVIELGFIRELTVRDQEFMELIGNALGDFVEAALYRERLQDALAETQQLNEELQVQQEELRVSNEGLEERGRALMESQVRLEAQQAELEQTNVQLEEYAQRLERQKSDLLRAQDDLAANAERLEQSSRYKSEFLANMSHELRTPLNSSLILAKLLQQNRTGNLSDEQVRYAETIHASNSDLLVLINDILDLSKVEAGQVTVELETVSIDATLQSLEEMFKPLAAAKHLRLHFERTPGTPDTFVTDGQRVTQILRNLLSNAVKFTERGEVALSIAASQDNMLRIDVRDSGIGIAGDKLEMIFEAFQQADGSTSRQYGGSGLGLSISREFSRLLGGRITVASEVGKGSVFTLWLPVDAEAALAEGHNAPTPMPAFAPAHAVAPTAAVAQAEPPLVRAPSSFNQTAVITPANGLSLGDTPETTGGAIADDRDNRTRTGRLIVAVEDDLAFAEILRDLTHELDFDFVHASNAASGLALVRDMRPAAVLLDVGLPDRSGLTVLEWLKNDPLTRHIPIHIVSATDHADKALHLGAIGYTLKPTARSTMEAAIRRLEARLQQRIKRVLVIEDDGPMRESIRALLQSENTEIVAVATLAEALDYLTKFSFDCVVTDLALPDGTGYDLLERLAANTAHAALPVIVYTGRMLSDEEEHRLRRYSKSIIIKGAKSPERLLDEVTLFLHSVESSLAPEQQRMLRTVRQRDNAFEGRTILLAEDDVRNIFALSHVLEPLGAKLQIARNGREALEALENGPEVHLILMDIMMPEMDGLTAMGEIRRNARFAHLPIIALTAKAMANDRTRCLEAGADDYVSKPIDVDKLVALCRVWLRQR is encoded by the coding sequence ATGACCGCATCTCAGGCCGTCGACCAGAATCGTTTTCGCAGCATCATTCGCCGTAACATCGCGCTGCCTTTAGGCGTTGGCCTGGTCACGATGGCGGTGTTCGTCGGGCTGATCGCGTATCTCGTGTCCACCATGAACTGGGCCGAGCACTCCGAACGCGTGATCGGCCAGGCCAACGAAATGCTGCGCCTCGCCGTGGATCGCGAATCGTCCATGCGCGGTTTCCTGATTACGGGCGACGAGAGCTTCCTCGTGCCTTATGAAACCGGTGGGCCGAAGTTCAAGACGCAGATTGAAATGCTGCAGCAGATGGTGTCGGACAATTCGCCGCAGGTCGTCAAGCTCAAGGAGATCGAGGCGATTCAGCAGCGCTGGTCCCGCTACGCCGAAGAGATGATCGACGCGCGCCGCCGCAACCAGAACTATGAAGCCGCGGTGGCGAGCGGTCGCGGCAAAATCGAATTCGACGAAACACGCCGCGAATTCGGCGATTTTCTCGACGTCGAATTGCGCCTGCGCCAGGACCGAGGCGATGCGACCCGGCGCGTTACCACCACGCTGGTGGGCGTATTCCTGCTGTTCAGTCTGAGCGTGAGTGCGCTGCTTGCGTGGATGGGCCGCCGCGAATTGTTGAGCCTGTCTTCGACTTACGACGGCGTCTTGCGGCAGCAGACCGAACAGACCGAGATGTTGCAGGAGCAGGTGTGGTTGCGCTCGGGGCAGCGCTTGCTGGCCGAGAAGGTAGTCGGGCAGACGACCCCGCAACTGGTGGGCCGCGCGGTGCTCGATTTTCTCGCCCAGTATCTGGACGCTGCTGTTGGCGCGCTCTACATTCGCGACCGGCAGCACGGCACGCTGCGCCGTATCGCCGCGTATGGCTTTAGCCGCGAAAGCGAGCAGGGCAGCGCGCGCAATTTCGAAGAGGGCGAAACGCTGATCGGCCAGGCCGCCGCCGCGCGCCGCACGCTGGTTTTGCGCGACCTGCCGGACAATTACGTGCAGGTCGTGTCGGCCACCGGCAAGAGCGCGCCGAAAAATCTTCTCATCATGCCGATCGTCAACGACGGGCAGGTGAACGGCGTCATTGAACTCGGCTTTATTCGCGAGTTGACCGTGCGCGATCAGGAGTTCATGGAGCTGATCGGCAACGCGCTGGGCGACTTCGTCGAAGCCGCGTTGTATCGCGAACGTCTGCAGGATGCGCTGGCCGAAACGCAGCAACTGAACGAAGAATTGCAGGTGCAGCAGGAAGAGTTGCGCGTCTCGAACGAAGGCCTCGAAGAGCGCGGCCGCGCGTTGATGGAATCGCAAGTGCGGCTCGAAGCGCAGCAGGCCGAACTGGAACAGACCAACGTGCAGCTCGAAGAATACGCGCAGCGTCTCGAGCGGCAGAAGTCCGATCTGTTGCGCGCGCAGGACGACCTCGCGGCCAACGCGGAACGCCTCGAACAGTCGAGCCGCTACAAGTCCGAGTTTCTTGCCAACATGTCGCACGAACTGCGCACGCCGCTGAACAGTTCGCTGATTCTTGCCAAGCTGCTGCAGCAGAACCGTACGGGCAACCTGAGCGACGAGCAGGTGCGCTACGCGGAAACGATCCACGCGTCCAATAGCGATCTGCTGGTACTGATCAACGACATTCTCGATCTGTCGAAGGTCGAGGCCGGTCAGGTCACGGTCGAACTCGAAACGGTGTCGATCGACGCGACGCTGCAGTCGCTGGAAGAAATGTTCAAGCCGTTGGCGGCCGCCAAGCATTTGCGGCTTCACTTCGAACGTACGCCGGGTACGCCCGATACCTTTGTCACCGATGGTCAGCGCGTCACACAGATTCTGCGCAATCTGCTCTCGAACGCGGTGAAGTTCACCGAGCGTGGCGAAGTGGCGCTGTCGATCGCGGCGTCGCAGGACAACATGCTGCGCATCGACGTGCGCGATTCCGGCATCGGTATTGCGGGGGACAAGCTGGAGATGATCTTCGAAGCGTTCCAGCAGGCCGACGGTTCCACCAGCCGTCAATACGGCGGCAGCGGTCTGGGGCTGTCGATCTCGCGTGAGTTCTCGCGTTTGCTGGGTGGCCGGATCACCGTGGCCAGCGAAGTCGGCAAGGGCAGCGTGTTCACGCTGTGGCTGCCGGTCGATGCCGAGGCGGCTCTGGCGGAGGGGCATAACGCGCCGACGCCGATGCCGGCATTCGCGCCGGCGCATGCAGTCGCGCCGACGGCGGCCGTGGCGCAAGCCGAACCGCCACTGGTCCGCGCGCCGTCGAGCTTCAACCAGACGGCCGTCATTACGCCCGCCAACGGTCTGAGCCTCGGCGACACGCCCGAAACGACCGGCGGCGCGATCGCCGACGACCGCGACAACCGCACGCGTACCGGCCGCCTGATCGTCGCGGTCGAAGACGATCTCGCGTTCGCCGAAATCCTGCGCGATCTGACGCACGAACTCGACTTCGATTTCGTCCACGCCAGCAATGCGGCGAGCGGCCTCGCGCTGGTGCGCGACATGCGCCCGGCGGCGGTGCTGCTCGACGTCGGTTTGCCGGACCGCTCCGGCCTGACGGTGCTGGAGTGGCTGAAGAACGATCCGCTTACGCGTCACATTCCGATTCACATCGTCTCGGCCACCGACCACGCCGACAAGGCGCTGCATCTCGGCGCGATCGGCTACACGCTCAAGCCGACCGCGCGCAGCACGATGGAAGCCGCGATTCGCCGTCTGGAAGCGCGCCTGCAGCAGCGCATCAAACGCGTGCTGGTGATCGAGGACGACGGACCGATGCGCGAGAGCATCCGCGCGTTGCTGCAAAGCGAAAACACCGAGATCGTCGCGGTCGCCACGCTCGCCGAAGCGCTGGACTATCTGACGAAGTTCAGCTTCGACTGCGTGGTGACCGATCTCGCGCTGCCCGACGGCACCGGCTACGATCTGCTCGAACGGCTCGCCGCGAACACCGCGCATGCCGCGCTGCCGGTGATCGTCTACACGGGCCGCATGCTGTCCGACGAGGAAGAGCACCGCCTGCGCCGCTATTCGAAGTCGATCATCATCAAGGGCGCGAAATCGCCCGAGCGTTTGCTCGACGAAGTGACGCTGTTCCTGCACAGCGTGGAGTCGTCGCTGGCGCCGGAACAGCAGCGCATGCTGCGCACCGTGCGGCAGCGCGACAACGCGTTCGAAGGCCGCACGATTCTGCTGGCCGAAGACGACGTGCGCAATATTTTTGCGCTCTCGCACGTGCTGGAGCCGCTCGGTGCGAAACTGCAGATTGCGCGCAACGGACGCGAGGCGCTCGAGGCGCTGGAGAACGGCCCCGAAGTGCATCTGATCCTGATGGACATCATGATGCCGGAGATGGACGGGCTGACCGCGATGGGCGAGATTCGCCGCAACGCGCGCTTCGCGCATCTGCCGATCATCGCGCTGACGGCGAAGGCCATGGCGAACGACCGCACGCGCTGTCTCGAAGCCGGCGCGGACGACTACGTGTCCAAGCCGATCGATGTGGACAAGCTGGTCGCGCTGTGCCGCGTCTGGCTGCGTCAACGGTAA
- a CDS encoding CheR family methyltransferase, giving the protein MSGSEFDAPQRISDFDIELKLLLEAIYLKYQHDFRHYAMSSLRRRLSQALEEFGLKTLSQLQDRIMRHGDEFSRLFQYLTVQVSDMFRDPAYFLALREHVLPRLRTYPSIKVWVAGCSTGEELWSLKILFDEEGLTERTLFYATDINPDALARAESGIYALDRIQGFTQNYLAAGGKRSLSDYYHAAYGGARFAGSLKDRVVFADHSLSTDEVFLEAHLVSCRNVLIYFDRGLQDRALGLFENALVRRGFLGLGSKESLRFSRHYEAFDEFRSSERIYQKR; this is encoded by the coding sequence ATGAGTGGGTCTGAATTCGACGCGCCGCAACGCATCAGCGATTTCGACATCGAGTTGAAATTGCTGCTGGAGGCGATTTACCTCAAATACCAGCACGACTTTCGCCACTACGCGATGTCGTCGCTGCGGCGCCGGCTGTCGCAGGCGCTCGAGGAATTTGGCCTGAAGACGCTCTCGCAGTTGCAGGATCGCATCATGCGTCACGGCGACGAATTCTCGCGGCTGTTCCAGTACCTGACGGTGCAGGTGAGCGACATGTTTCGCGATCCCGCGTATTTTCTGGCGCTGCGCGAACATGTGTTGCCGCGTTTGCGCACGTATCCGTCGATCAAGGTGTGGGTGGCGGGCTGCAGCACCGGCGAAGAACTCTGGTCGCTGAAGATCCTGTTCGACGAAGAGGGCTTGACCGAGCGCACGCTGTTCTACGCGACCGACATCAATCCGGACGCGCTCGCGCGCGCCGAGTCCGGCATCTACGCGCTCGACCGGATTCAAGGCTTTACGCAAAACTATCTGGCGGCGGGCGGCAAGCGTTCGTTGTCCGATTACTATCACGCCGCGTATGGCGGCGCGCGCTTTGCCGGCTCGCTGAAAGATCGCGTGGTGTTCGCGGACCACAGCCTCTCGACCGACGAAGTCTTTCTCGAAGCGCACCTCGTGTCGTGCCGCAACGTGCTGATCTATTTCGATCGCGGCCTGCAGGATCGCGCGTTGGGCCTGTTCGAAAACGCGCTGGTGCGGCGCGGTTTTCTCGGCTTGGGCAGCAAGGAAAGTTTGCGTTTTTCCCGTCATTACGAAGCGTTCGACGAGTTTCGTTCGAGCGAACGTATTTATCAGAAGCGCTAG
- the msrA gene encoding peptide-methionine (S)-S-oxide reductase MsrA, translated as MNFETRITKGRPARSRLTAISLSVGFGALALLLAQRMAFSSETAVVIAPPALDEPISAATAHEETAVFAGGCFWGVQGVFQHVRGVTRAVSGYSGGQRDTAQYETVSGGETGHAESVQVTFDPSKVTYGQLLQVYFSVIQDPTELNRQGPDSGTQYRSAVFPLNDTQRRVAQSYIAQLDKAHVYPAPIVTRTEQFKGFYPAEFYHQNYLTLHPNSAYIAINDMPKVANLKRLFPNLYRDKAVLVEAAQ; from the coding sequence ATGAACTTCGAGACACGCATCACGAAAGGCCGGCCCGCGCGCTCGCGGCTGACTGCCATTTCGCTCTCGGTCGGCTTTGGCGCGCTGGCTTTGTTGCTGGCGCAACGAATGGCGTTTTCGTCGGAGACGGCGGTCGTGATTGCGCCGCCCGCGCTCGACGAACCGATCTCGGCCGCCACCGCGCACGAGGAAACCGCGGTGTTCGCGGGCGGCTGCTTCTGGGGCGTGCAGGGCGTGTTCCAGCACGTGCGCGGCGTCACCCGGGCGGTGTCGGGTTACTCCGGCGGTCAGCGCGACACCGCGCAGTACGAGACGGTTAGCGGCGGCGAGACGGGTCACGCGGAATCGGTGCAGGTCACCTTCGACCCGAGCAAGGTGACTTACGGCCAGTTGCTGCAGGTGTATTTCTCGGTGATTCAGGACCCGACCGAGTTGAACCGGCAGGGACCCGACAGCGGCACGCAATACCGTTCGGCCGTGTTCCCGCTGAACGACACGCAACGGCGCGTCGCGCAGAGCTATATCGCGCAACTCGACAAGGCCCATGTGTACCCGGCGCCGATCGTCACCCGGACGGAGCAGTTCAAGGGCTTTTATCCGGCCGAGTTCTATCACCAGAACTATCTGACCTTGCACCCGAACTCCGCGTATATCGCGATCAACGATATGCCGAAGGTCGCTAATCTGAAGCGGCTGTTCCCGAATCTCTATCGCGACAAAGCCGTGCTCGTGGAAGCGGCGCAATAG
- the katE gene encoding catalase HPII: MAGKTSTHKPAPKNAPASDPKSQDLEQFRASPQGEALRTNQGVKIADNQNTLRAGPRGPSLLEDFIMREKITHFDHERIPERIVHARGSAAHGVFQVYESMREYTKAAFLQDPGVQTPVYVRFSTVQGPRGSADTVRDVRGFAVKFYTQEGNYDLVGNNMPVFFIQDAIKFPDFVHAVKPEAPNEMPTGGSAHDTFWDFVSLVPESAHMVLWTMSDRAIPRSLRTMEGFGIHTFRFVNAQGKGRFVKFHWRPVLGSYSLLWDEAQKLAGKDPDFHRRDLWEAITRGDFPEFELGVQIVEEEDEHNFDFDLLDPTKLIPEELVPVKIVGKMTLNRNPDNFFAETEQVAFHPGHVVPGIDFSNDPLLQGRLFSYTDTQISRLGGPNFHEIPINRPVCPFINNQRDAMHRQTINVGQASYEPNSLSGGWPKETDPAPSDGGFESYQERVEGTKIRVRSESFADHFSQAALFYNSMSQPEKDHIAAAYQFELGKVSKPEIRARVVNEILANFDAGLAATVAEGLGLPAPKKGTARLSGPKDSPALSLLNRVKPGIKTRKIALLVAPGSDGAAIRKLQQALQDEGATPMLIAPTLAPIDGMAPDATIAGLPSIMFDAVIVPGGEAGAKRLAQSGDARHFVLEAFKHLKAIAALGAGRDVLAAAQLPDNADGVATGDDKQVADVLKAFIAAAEQHRVWSRAALAETVPA, encoded by the coding sequence ATGGCTGGTAAAACGAGTACGCACAAGCCCGCACCGAAAAACGCGCCGGCGAGCGATCCGAAATCGCAAGACCTCGAACAGTTTCGAGCGAGTCCGCAAGGCGAGGCGCTGAGAACCAATCAGGGCGTCAAGATCGCCGACAACCAGAACACGCTGCGCGCGGGTCCGCGCGGTCCGTCGTTGCTGGAAGACTTCATCATGCGTGAGAAGATCACGCACTTCGACCACGAGCGTATTCCGGAGCGCATCGTGCACGCGCGCGGCTCGGCGGCGCATGGCGTGTTTCAGGTCTACGAGTCGATGCGCGAATACACCAAGGCCGCATTCCTGCAGGACCCCGGCGTGCAGACGCCGGTGTACGTGCGTTTCTCCACGGTGCAAGGCCCGCGCGGTTCCGCCGACACGGTGCGCGACGTGCGCGGTTTCGCGGTGAAGTTCTACACGCAGGAAGGTAATTACGATCTGGTCGGCAACAACATGCCGGTGTTCTTCATTCAGGACGCCATCAAGTTTCCCGACTTCGTGCACGCGGTGAAACCGGAAGCGCCGAATGAAATGCCGACCGGCGGCTCCGCGCACGACACCTTCTGGGACTTCGTGTCGCTCGTGCCCGAATCCGCGCATATGGTCTTGTGGACCATGTCGGACCGCGCGATTCCACGCAGCCTGCGCACCATGGAAGGCTTCGGCATTCACACGTTCCGTTTCGTCAACGCGCAGGGCAAAGGTCGTTTCGTCAAGTTTCACTGGCGGCCGGTGCTGGGCTCGTACTCATTGCTATGGGACGAAGCGCAGAAACTCGCGGGCAAGGACCCGGATTTTCATCGGCGGGATTTGTGGGAAGCGATCACGCGGGGCGATTTCCCCGAGTTCGAACTCGGCGTGCAGATTGTTGAAGAAGAGGACGAGCACAACTTCGACTTCGATCTGCTCGATCCGACCAAGCTGATTCCCGAAGAGTTGGTGCCGGTGAAGATCGTCGGCAAGATGACCCTCAATCGCAATCCGGATAACTTTTTCGCCGAGACGGAACAGGTGGCGTTTCATCCGGGGCATGTCGTGCCGGGTATCGATTTCTCGAACGACCCGCTATTGCAAGGGCGTTTGTTCTCGTACACGGATACGCAGATCAGCCGGCTGGGTGGGCCGAACTTTCACGAGATTCCGATCAACCGGCCGGTCTGTCCGTTCATCAACAATCAGCGCGACGCGATGCATCGCCAGACGATCAACGTCGGGCAGGCTTCCTACGAACCGAATTCGCTGAGTGGCGGCTGGCCGAAGGAAACCGATCCCGCGCCCAGCGACGGTGGTTTCGAAAGTTATCAGGAGCGCGTGGAGGGCACCAAGATCCGCGTGCGCAGTGAATCGTTCGCCGATCATTTCTCGCAGGCCGCGCTGTTTTATAACAGCATGTCGCAGCCCGAGAAGGACCATATCGCCGCCGCGTATCAGTTCGAACTCGGCAAGGTCAGCAAGCCGGAGATTCGCGCGCGCGTGGTGAACGAGATTCTCGCGAACTTCGACGCGGGGCTCGCGGCGACCGTCGCCGAAGGTCTGGGCTTGCCCGCGCCGAAGAAGGGTACAGCGAGGCTGAGCGGTCCCAAGGATTCCCCGGCCTTGAGTCTGCTGAACCGTGTGAAGCCCGGCATCAAGACGCGCAAGATCGCGTTGCTGGTCGCGCCGGGTTCCGATGGCGCGGCGATCAGGAAACTGCAGCAGGCGCTGCAGGACGAAGGCGCAACGCCCATGCTGATCGCCCCGACGCTCGCGCCGATCGACGGCATGGCGCCCGACGCGACGATTGCCGGCTTGCCGTCGATCATGTTCGACGCCGTGATCGTCCCAGGTGGCGAGGCGGGTGCGAAGCGGCTCGCGCAATCGGGCGACGCGCGGCATTTCGTGCTCGAGGCGTTCAAGCATCTGAAGGCGATTGCGGCGCTCGGCGCGGGGCGTGACGTGCTCGCCGCGGCGCAGTTGCCGGACAACGCCGACGGCGTCGCCACCGGCGACGACAAGCAGGTCGCCGATGTGCTGAAGGCGTTCATCGCGGCGGCGGAACAGCATCGCGTGTGGTCGCGCGCGGCGCTGGCGGAGACCGTGCCGGCGTAG
- a CDS encoding hybrid sensor histidine kinase/response regulator: MTNSPVNILIVDDIVHNITALEALLARPDVHVLVADSGTAALDLLLKHEVALAILDVNMPGMNGFELAALMRGSPRTSHVPIIFLTATAQDASRTFRGYEAGAVDFLYKPFDPRILQSKVDVFVQLEQQKRQLAAQLVTTRQMLEANEMLMAVLSHDLRTPLGAVLASAEYLMRTAADEQSITVATRVKNSSLRMARMVDQLLNLARLQGGRLPLQPRSIELATLCRSVIDEFASRENGKRIVFTSSGNSSGAWDMDLVWQAVSNLVSNALHHGAAGGDIGVEVDGEAVDSVRLKVANRGTIPSEVFPHLFKAFGQNTSGARSREGLGLGLHIVQEIARMHGGNVSVNSDEVAGTVFTIELPRMVTLQRGSFTRK; encoded by the coding sequence ATGACGAACTCACCCGTGAACATTCTGATCGTCGACGACATCGTCCACAACATCACCGCGCTCGAAGCGTTGCTGGCGCGGCCGGACGTGCACGTGCTGGTGGCGGATTCGGGCACCGCCGCGCTCGATCTGCTGCTCAAGCACGAGGTCGCGCTGGCGATTCTCGACGTCAACATGCCCGGCATGAACGGCTTCGAGCTCGCGGCGTTGATGCGCGGTAGTCCGCGCACGTCGCATGTGCCGATCATCTTTCTGACGGCGACCGCGCAGGACGCTTCGCGCACGTTCCGTGGCTACGAGGCCGGCGCGGTCGACTTTCTGTACAAGCCGTTCGATCCGCGCATTCTTCAGTCGAAGGTCGACGTGTTCGTGCAACTGGAACAGCAGAAACGCCAGCTCGCGGCGCAGCTCGTCACGACGCGGCAAATGCTCGAAGCCAACGAAATGCTGATGGCGGTACTGAGCCACGATTTGCGCACGCCGCTCGGCGCGGTGCTGGCGTCGGCGGAATATCTGATGCGCACCGCGGCCGACGAGCAGTCGATTACCGTCGCCACGCGCGTGAAGAACAGTTCGCTGCGCATGGCGCGGATGGTCGATCAACTGCTCAATCTGGCGCGTCTGCAGGGCGGGCGGCTACCGTTGCAGCCGCGCTCGATCGAACTGGCGACGCTGTGCCGCTCGGTGATCGACGAATTCGCGTCACGCGAGAACGGCAAGCGCATCGTGTTTACGAGTAGCGGCAATAGCAGCGGCGCGTGGGATATGGATCTGGTGTGGCAGGCCGTGTCGAATCTGGTCAGCAATGCGCTGCATCACGGCGCGGCGGGTGGCGATATCGGCGTCGAGGTGGACGGCGAGGCGGTGGATTCGGTGCGTCTGAAGGTGGCCAATCGGGGCACGATTCCGTCGGAGGTGTTTCCGCATCTGTTCAAGGCGTTTGGGCAGAACACCAGCGGCGCACGTTCGCGTGAAGGTCTGGGGCTCGGCCTGCATATCGTGCAGGAGATTGCGCGGATGCATGGCGGCAACGTCAGCGTGAATTCGGATGAAGTGGCGGGCACGGTGTTCACGATCGAACTGCCGCGGATGGTGACGTTGCAGCGTGGGTCGTTTACCCGCAAGTGA
- a CDS encoding MipA/OmpV family protein, with the protein MLNSRRKRIGKFRNKQTSIAATSLVAVTLGGISFLPGSAMAQTPSPLNEWQYSVGIPLQKMWQPNIPDWQVRLGLASSFQPRYEGSDRYHVMGGPSIDVRYKDLFFLSSGEGFGVNFAQGQNWRASLAAVYDLGRRAHDDPQELNGLGNINAAPGVKLAGEYVISKDFPLVLRADVRRYFGGSNGWTGDFGAYMPMPGSTKKFFWFAGPNVSLADSTYMNSWFGVNQNQAAKSQYSQYHASAGFKSVGFGISAVWLFNKHWFATADGAYEQLVGSAGNSPITHRKANGVADISINYRF; encoded by the coding sequence GTGTTGAACAGCCGTAGAAAGCGGATTGGCAAGTTCCGCAATAAACAAACAAGCATCGCGGCGACGTCTCTGGTGGCCGTGACCCTGGGCGGCATTTCCTTCCTGCCGGGCTCTGCCATGGCACAAACGCCTTCGCCACTCAACGAATGGCAATACTCGGTCGGCATTCCGCTGCAGAAGATGTGGCAGCCGAACATCCCCGACTGGCAGGTGCGCCTCGGTTTGGCCTCCTCGTTCCAGCCGCGCTACGAAGGTTCGGATCGCTACCACGTAATGGGCGGCCCGAGCATCGACGTGCGCTACAAGGACCTGTTCTTCCTTTCGAGCGGCGAAGGCTTCGGGGTTAACTTCGCGCAAGGGCAGAACTGGCGCGCCAGTCTGGCTGCGGTTTACGATCTCGGCCGACGCGCTCACGACGATCCGCAGGAGCTGAACGGCCTCGGCAATATCAACGCGGCGCCGGGCGTCAAACTGGCCGGCGAATACGTGATCTCGAAAGATTTTCCGCTGGTGCTGCGCGCGGACGTGCGGCGCTATTTCGGCGGTTCGAACGGTTGGACCGGCGACTTCGGCGCGTATATGCCCATGCCGGGCAGCACGAAGAAGTTCTTCTGGTTCGCCGGCCCGAACGTGTCGCTGGCGGACTCCACGTATATGAATAGCTGGTTCGGCGTGAATCAGAATCAGGCGGCGAAATCGCAGTACTCGCAATATCACGCGAGCGCCGGCTTCAAGTCGGTGGGCTTCGGCATCAGCGCGGTGTGGCTATTCAACAAGCACTGGTTCGCGACTGCGGACGGTGCGTACGAGCAACTGGTGGGTAGTGCAGGTAATAGTCCGATCACGCACCGCAAAGCGAACGGCGTCGCGGATATCTCGATCAACTATCGCTTCTGA
- a CDS encoding chemotaxis protein CheB yields MSGSTVQPATAAAQPGKAESRAYELVVIGGSAGGIEVLNVLLGALPADFAAAVMIVTHLPPDSPSYLVPAFTHRCALPVLEPDAGERILPGRVHVAPPGYHMLVEVDRTVALSTDAAVRFSRPSIDVLFESAAAVCGARLLAILLSGANDDGAQGLKRVRAFGGTTWVQAPDTASSPEMPRAAIETGAADYIYTPETMALRLAALPASL; encoded by the coding sequence ATGTCAGGCTCAACCGTTCAGCCCGCTACTGCCGCCGCCCAGCCAGGCAAGGCCGAGTCGCGCGCGTACGAGCTCGTGGTGATCGGCGGCTCGGCGGGCGGGATCGAAGTGCTGAACGTGCTGCTCGGCGCATTGCCCGCGGACTTCGCGGCGGCGGTCATGATCGTCACGCATTTGCCGCCCGATTCGCCGAGCTATCTGGTGCCGGCGTTCACGCATCGCTGCGCGTTGCCGGTGCTCGAACCCGATGCCGGCGAGCGGATTCTGCCTGGGCGCGTGCATGTTGCGCCGCCCGGTTATCACATGCTGGTCGAAGTCGATCGCACCGTGGCGCTTTCCACCGATGCCGCGGTGCGCTTTTCGCGGCCTTCGATCGACGTGTTGTTCGAGTCGGCGGCGGCGGTGTGCGGCGCACGCTTGCTGGCGATTCTGCTGTCCGGCGCCAATGACGACGGCGCGCAAGGGTTGAAGCGCGTGCGAGCGTTCGGCGGGACCACCTGGGTGCAGGCGCCGGACACCGCCAGCTCGCCCGAAATGCCGCGCGCCGCGATCGAAACCGGCGCGGCCGATTACATTTACACTCCCGAAACTATGGCGCTGCGGCTTGCCGCATTGCCGGCCTCTCTCTGA
- the msrB gene encoding peptide-methionine (R)-S-oxide reductase MsrB — protein MTCNRRTFFRFIGAASLAGGTASMWNVTRAADSGAAAAYEVSHSDAEWHKMLNDAQYRILRDAGTERPFSSPLNDEHHAGTFGCAGCKLSLFSSKTKFDSGTGWPSFYQPLDHAVITHTDKSFGMTRDEVLCRRCGSHLGHVFDDGPKPTGLRYCMNGLALTFTPASNGVS, from the coding sequence ATGACTTGCAACAGACGAACATTCTTCAGGTTTATCGGCGCGGCGTCGCTGGCCGGCGGCACGGCTTCGATGTGGAACGTGACGCGCGCGGCGGACAGCGGCGCGGCGGCGGCCTACGAGGTGTCGCACAGCGACGCCGAATGGCACAAGATGCTGAACGACGCGCAATACCGGATCCTGCGCGATGCGGGCACCGAGCGGCCGTTCAGCAGCCCGCTGAACGATGAGCACCACGCCGGCACGTTCGGCTGCGCGGGCTGCAAACTGTCGCTGTTTTCATCGAAGACCAAGTTCGACAGCGGCACCGGCTGGCCGAGCTTCTACCAGCCGCTCGACCACGCGGTCATCACGCATACGGACAAGTCATTCGGCATGACGCGCGACGAGGTACTGTGCCGTCGCTGCGGCAGCCACCTCGGCCACGTGTTCGACGACGGCCCCAAACCGACCGGTCTGCGTTATTGCATGAACGGTCTTGCGTTGACCTTTACGCCCGCATCGAACGGTGTGAGCTGA